A window of the Corythoichthys intestinalis isolate RoL2023-P3 chromosome 6, ASM3026506v1, whole genome shotgun sequence genome harbors these coding sequences:
- the LOC130918018 gene encoding serine/threonine-protein phosphatase 5-like produces the protein MPQLCDLCDSPSMAYASDYGSVKKMAEGVNDAELLKEKANKYFKDKDYENAIKYYSEALELNPSNAIYYSNRSLAYLRTECYGYALADATKALDIDKNYIKGYYRRATSNMALGKFKAALKDYETVVRVRPNDKDAKMKYQECNKIVKQKAFERAIASDEIKKSVVDSLDIESMTIEDDYTGPKLEDGKVTLKFMKEMMDWFKEQKKLHRKCAYQILVQVKDLLSKLPSLVEVTIEAAEKITICGDTHGQYYDLLNIFELNGLPAESNPYLFNGDFVDRGSFSVEVILTLFGFKLLFPDNFHLLRGNHETDNMNQMYGFEGEVKAKYTAQMFQLFSEVFQWLPLAQCINSKILVMHGGLFSEDGVTLEDLRKIERNRQPPDSGPMCDLLWSDPQPQNGRSISKRGVSCQFGPDVTERFLDQNKLDFIIRSHEVKAEGYEVTHSGKCITVFSAPNYCDQMGNKGAFIHLRGSDLKPEFHQFTAVPHPNVKPMAYANTLMQLGMM, from the exons ataaAGACTATGAAAATGCCATCAAGTATTACTCGGAGGCCTTGGAGCTCAACCCATCCAATGCAATCTACTACAGCAACCGCAGCCTGGCGTACCTGCGCACGGAATGCTACGGGTACGCCTTGGCGGATGCCACCAAGGCCCTCGACATTGACAAGAACTATATCAAAGGGTATTACCGCCGGGCCACCTCCAACATGGCGCTGGGCAAGTTCAAAGCCGCGCTTAAGGACTATGAGACG GTAGTACGCGTTCGACCGAACGACAAGGACGCGAAAATGAAGTACCAGGAATGTAACAAGATCGTCAAACAGAAAGCCTTCGAGAGAGCCATCGCTAGCGACGAGATCAAAAAGTCGGTGGTCGATTCGCTTGATATTGAAAGCATGA CAATCGAAGATGACTACACGGGTCCCAAACTGGAGGATGGCAAGGTCACCTTGAAGTTCATGAAAGAAATGATGGACTGGTTCAAAGAACAGAAGAAACTGCACAGAAAGTGCGCATATCAG ATTTTGGTGCAAGTAAAAGACCTTTTATCCAAACTACCAAGTCTTGTAGAAGTCACAATAGAAGCG GcagaaaaaataacaatttgcgGCGACACGCACGGGCAGTACTACGATCTCCTTAATATCTTCGAGTTGAACGGCCTACCGGCAGAGAGCAATCCATAT CTTTTCAACGGTGACTTTGTAGACCGTGGCTCTTTTTCAGTGGAGGTCATTCTCACCCTGTTTGGATTCAAGCTGCTCTTTCCTGACAACTTCCATTTGCTTCGAG GTAACCATGAAACGGACAACATGAACCAAATGTACGGCTTTGAAGGTGAAGTTAAGGCCAAGTACACCGCGCAAATGTTCCAGCTATTCAGCGAAGTCTTCCAGTGGCTGCCGCTAGCCCAGTGCATCAACAGCAAAATTCTG GTTATGCATGGTGGGCTGTTCAGTGAAGATGGCGTCACGTTGGAGGATCTCAGGAAGATTGAGAGGAACAGACAGCCTCCAGACTCGG GTCCCATGTGTGATCTCCTCTGGTCGGACCCCCAGCCTCAG AACGGGCGGTCGATAAGCAAGCGAGGCGTCAGCTGCCAGTTTGGGCCCGACGTGACGGAGCGCTTCTTGGATCAGAACAAGCTGGATTTCATCATTCGGAGTCACGAAGTCAAGGCGGAGGGCTACGAGGTCACTCACTCAGGGAAGTGCATCACAGTCTTTTCGGCGCCCAACTACTG TGACCAGATGGGAAACAAAGGAGCTTTTATCCACCTCAGGGGATCTGATCTCAAGCCAGAGTTCCACCAGTTCACTGCCGTG CCTCATCCGAATGTCAAGCCCATGGCGTACGCCAACACGTTAATGCAGCTGGGGATGATGTAG